A portion of the Spirochaetota bacterium genome contains these proteins:
- a CDS encoding DUF4197 domain-containing protein, translating to MKSSVFVLMCGILALFACVSGPEAEADFMKKAKEMAAAVADRPLDEKTIMAGLKEALNVGTQKAVQKVSVADGYFKNPKIKIPLPRNLQKWADRLRKIGLGKKVDELELSMNRAAEQAAPKAKDIFVDAVKKMTITDAKNILYGKNTNEATLYFEKHTRPSLFTLFFPVMKTALDNVGATKAYKYLLGQYNALPLVEKKEYDLDSYATDKALDGLFYMISLEETLIRKDPAARVTELLKKVFK from the coding sequence ATGAAGAGCTCGGTATTCGTGTTGATGTGCGGAATTCTCGCGCTGTTCGCCTGTGTCTCCGGCCCCGAGGCGGAGGCCGATTTTATGAAAAAAGCGAAAGAGATGGCCGCCGCCGTCGCCGACAGGCCGCTCGATGAAAAGACGATCATGGCCGGGCTGAAAGAGGCGCTGAATGTCGGCACGCAGAAGGCCGTTCAAAAGGTTTCAGTGGCCGACGGCTACTTCAAGAATCCGAAAATTAAAATACCGCTGCCGCGCAATCTCCAGAAATGGGCCGACAGGCTGCGCAAAATCGGGCTGGGCAAAAAGGTCGACGAACTCGAACTTTCCATGAACCGGGCCGCCGAACAGGCCGCGCCGAAAGCGAAGGACATCTTCGTCGATGCCGTTAAAAAGATGACGATCACCGACGCTAAAAATATTTTATATGGAAAAAACACCAACGAAGCCACGCTGTACTTCGAAAAGCATACCCGTCCATCGCTCTTTACGCTATTCTTTCCCGTTATGAAGACAGCGCTGGATAATGTGGGCGCCACGAAGGCGTACAAGTATCTGCTCGGCCAGTACAACGCACTGCCTCTCGTTGAGAAAAAAGAATACGACCTGGATTCCTACGCCACCGACAAGGCCCTCGACGGCCTGTTCTATATGATTTCGCTGGAGGAGACCCTCATCCGCAAGGACCCGGCCGCGAGGGTGACGGAATTGTTGAAAAAGGTTTTTAAGTAG